GTTCAGCATGTCCGCCTTGCGTGCCTGGGTCTGCCATCCGTAGTAGGCATCAAACGAAATCTGCGCCTTGCCAGCCTTACCGCTCTTGGTGGTTATCAATACCACACCGTTGGCAGCCTGTGCACCGTAGATAGCAGCCGATGCAGCATCCTTCAACACATCGATGCTTTCGATATCGGCTGGATTCAACGTAGAGATATCACCACCTACTCCATCAATCAGATACAAAGGTTCAGCATTGCCCACCGTACCCAAACCACGGATACTTACTTTCATCGATTCGCCCGGCTGACCAGAGGTAGACGAAATGTTCACACCCGGCGTCTGTCCTTGCATCGCCTGCAAGGGGCTGTTGGTATTCATCTTCGCCAGCGTCTCGCCTTTCACCTGCACCGTGGCACCGGTGACCAGCTTCTTTTTCTGCACACCGTAACCTACTACAACTACTTCTTCCAGCGTCTCGCTATCCTCGTTCATCACAATGTTTAAGGTACGCTGGTTCGTAATTTCCACTTCCTGGGTTACGAAACCGATATACGAGAACACCAACGTCTGTCCGGGCTGCACCGTTACGGTGTAGTTCCCGTCCAGGTCGGTAATGGCTCCATTGGATGTTCCTTTCACCTGCACGCTGACGCCGATAAGCGGCAACTGGTCAGCGGCCGAAGTAACAACACCCGAAACAGTTAGATTTTCTTGTGAAGCCGGAGCGGCGTTCACACCACTTGCAGGGATGCATAGCAACATCGCCATTGCAAGAAAACACATGTGCACGAATGTGCACTTTCTGAATAAGTGTTTACTCATGGTACTTTGTTTAATAGTTAAAATTACATTCTTCTACATGTCCCGGAAAAGCCACGCCACATGCGTTTCTCTCATCAAGACGCTACAAATATATTACAGATTGTAGAAAAAGAAGGGATGCATTTGTTTCCCGATAGGACATGATTTGTTTTCCGCACTATTTAATAACTTTTCAATCCCTACAACACATATATAAGCATCCGCCCACGCACGTATTTGCAAGCGCCGATGATGATACCTGCACAAGCCGGTGATTATATATGCGAACTTACCGGCACGGGAACGGCATCTTGTCACAAGATTCCCGCACGCTCTACTTCTTCTATCCAAAGCTCTGACATGCGCCGGTGTCCCGCAGGTGTGGGATGAATGCCGTCCCATATCCAATATGTGTCCTGCGAGGAAGGTGCTTCACGCAAGAGGATTTCGAACATTTCATCATAAGGCAAATACACCGCCTTGTACTCAACGGCTATCCGCTTCACGATGCGGGCAAGGGTATGCACCAGACTATCACGCAAGGCAAATCCTTCCGATTCCTTCATCGAACCCGTGAAAGCCGTAAAGGGAGCACCCAGCACCAGCTTCAGGTTGGGATTGGCACGTAAAGAACGGTCGAGCAAGGCACGGTAACGCTTCTCCCACCCCAAGGTATCGAAAGGCTCGGCGTGCGGTCCTCCTATATAATAATGTATATCATTCGTACCTACCAATACAGAAAGTATATCGGGCTTCAAGGCTATGGCATCTTCTTCCCACCGCTTCTCAAGGTCGGCAAGCGCATTGCCGCTGATGCCCCGGTTGAAGAACTCGTATCCCTTGCCAGGATATTTGCTCTGATAATACGAGGCACACAGATACATGTACCCGCTTCCGTAGATGTGGTTCATGTCCCACAAGTTCCGCCCGGCGGAAGGCATCGCACTTCCGTCGCTATTTCCCCAATTCCCGTCGGTGATAGAATCGCCGATAAACAATACCCGAAGCCCCTGCCCGTACATCGGGAAAAGGCAAGCCAGCCCAAGCAGGCAAATCCATATTCGTTTCATATCTTATCAGATTAAAGTCACGCAAAAGTAATGATTCTCCTGTTTCACGCAAGACTTCCATCGCATCCTACAACATTTCATACCCCATTTAAAAACATCCTGCCCATAGGAAATACTGAGAATACCCTTCAAGAGACTGAAAAAAGATTATCTTTGCAAAAAAGAAAATCCAACTTCAAATCTAAACACACATACCATGCGAAACAAGAACATACTGACCTTTGCTTTGCTTGCCTTATTTTCACAGGCATTCGGACAAGGATACAAGAATCCGGTCATCCCGGGTTTTCATCCCGACCCCAGTGTCTGCAAGGCTGGAGATGACTATTATCTGGTGAACAGTTCGTTCCAATACTTTCCCGGTGTCCCCCTGTTCCATAGCAAGGACCTTGTCCATTGGGAACAGATAGGCAATTGCCTGGACAGGCCCTCACAAGTCGACCTGACAGGAGCCAATGCCTGGGGAGGCATCTATGCCCCTACCATCCGTTATCATGAAGGAACATTTTACATGATAACCACCAACGTTTCGGGAAAAGGAAACTTTCTGGTGCATACCACCGACCCGCGCGGCGGATGGTCGGACCCCGTATGGCTGAAGCAAGGAGGCATCGACCCTTCGCTCTACTTCGAGAACGGGAAATGCTACATGGTGAGCAACCCCGACAATTACATCACCCTGTGCGAAATAGACCCGATGAGCGGAGAACAACTCTCTCCCTCGCGCAAGATATGGGGCGGCACAGGAGGCAGATATCCCGAAGGTCCTCATATTTATAAGAAAGACGGATGGTACTACCTGCTTATCTCGGAAGGCGGAACCGAAACGGGACATAGCGTCACCATCGCACGCAGCGCTTTCATTGAAGGTCCCTACACACCGAATCCTGCCAACCCCATCCTGACACATGCTTGCGTGGCAGGACAAGCCAGCCCGATACAAGGAACGGGACATGCCGACCTG
The Phocaeicola salanitronis DSM 18170 genome window above contains:
- a CDS encoding SGNH/GDSL hydrolase family protein, which codes for MKRIWICLLGLACLFPMYGQGLRVLFIGDSITDGNWGNSDGSAMPSAGRNLWDMNHIYGSGYMYLCASYYQSKYPGKGYEFFNRGISGNALADLEKRWEEDAIALKPDILSVLVGTNDIHYYIGGPHAEPFDTLGWEKRYRALLDRSLRANPNLKLVLGAPFTAFTGSMKESEGFALRDSLVHTLARIVKRIAVEYKAVYLPYDEMFEILLREAPSSQDTYWIWDGIHPTPAGHRRMSELWIEEVERAGIL